The following DNA comes from Anopheles coustani chromosome 2, idAnoCousDA_361_x.2, whole genome shotgun sequence.
TATGAAGGTGGAAGCATTACGACATTCGCGTGAAACGTGCACCGCCTGCGCCGGTACGATCCTACTCGAGTTTGCCGCCCTGTCCCGGCTAAGCGGTGAACCAATCTTCGAGGTGAAAGCGCACGCCGCCATGGACTCGCTGTGGAAAATGCGTCACCGAAGCTCGGAGTTGATGGGGACAGTGTTGAACGTACACTCGGGTGATTGGATACGGCGTGAGTCTGGTGTCGGGGCCGGTATTGACTCATACTACGAGTACTGTCTGAAGTCCTACATTCTGCTCGGTGACGAGCGCTATCTGGCCCGCTTCAATCGGCACTATCACGCGATCATGAAGTACATCAGCCAAGGACCAATGCTGCTCGACGTTCAGATGCACCGTCCGCACACCAAGACGCGCAACTTCATGGATGCACTGCTAGCGTTCTGGCCTGGGCTTCAGGTCCTATCGGGCGATCTGAAACCCGCCGTGCAGACACACGAAATGCTCTACCAGGTGATGCAAATGCACACCTTCATTCCAGAGGCATTTACGTTCGATTTCCAGGTAAACACCCCGCTTGCTATGATGGTTGTGCTTGTGCTacaggttgtttgttttctactcTCAGGTCCACTGGGGTCAGCACCATCTTCGACCGGAATTTATAGAATCAACTTACTTTTTGTACCGCGCCACGGGAGATCATTATTATCTACACGTGAGTAATTCGATACTAATTGCTTGGAGTAGGAAATGCTTATGTCTCTCTTTTCCTCCGCAGGCGGGCAAAAAAGCACTAAAAGCTCTCCAAAAGCACGCCAAAGTCCCGTGCGGGTACGCCGCGGTGAACGATGTCCGTACCGGCAAGCACGAGGACCGGATGGACTCGTACGTCCTGTCCGAAACGTTCAAGTATCTCTTCCTACTGTTCTCCGATCCGGCCGATCTGATACTGAACATCGAAGACTTCATCTTCACCACCGAAGCGCACCTTCTGCCGCTAACGCTCGGCCAGCTGGGCAACCACACACTCAGTGAGGACGGGCGTTTCCGGGGGCACGGTTGCCATAGGTGTGACGAGCTAACCAATGTCCTTCCATTGCAGCCGTGCGAGATCAGGACGACCAGGTGCACATGCTCGACTACATGCGGTCCTGCCCGAGCCCGAACAAGTTATTTCCCGAAACAGTCCGGCGCCCCCTACGTGACCTTGTTACGGGAGTCTGTCCGCGCATATCGAGTGCCAAACGACTTAGAGCGGCTGACTTTCAGGCAAGCAATACGGATCATCTACGAACAGTTTATGACATGGGTATTACGATGGTTTCTCTAGGCGAGGGTAAAGTTCAGCTTCTACACAGCTTCCATAATGTAAGTTGGTACacaagaaaatgggaacgTACAGTTTTATTTGAACCGATCCTCATATTGTCCTAGGCCAAATCCCCGGAGGATGCAGAACGAGGACTCATTTTCATGCAGGAAATGGTGGAACTGTCGAAATCGAACTCCATCCCCAACACGCAACTACAGGCGGTTGCCTTCAAGCGCGAGGGCGACCAAGAATTGCACATCCTTGAGGCTGGTCCGAGCCACTTCGGTATGGAGCTTGTCAACGATATGTCCATCGAGCAGCGGGCCGTTTTCGCGAAGCCTCCGAAAATGTGTAGCGGTAAGTGATCCCCGGATGATTTGTTTAGAAGACGGAATTTCTAATATGTTGTTCTTTTCACTTTGCAGCACTCAAAAATGCGGATGAAATTCGGGGGAAAATTGTCATCATGGAACGCGGAGATTGTACCTTTGTCGACAAGGCAAGGAGAGCACAATCTGCCGGTAATAACCGAAACGAACTTATGTGAATCGTCGCCGaaaattttattgaatttccACCCACTTCATTCCCAGGTGCCGTCGCGGCAATAGTCTTTGATAACACGCCAAACACCTCGATCAACAACCAGCAAATGTTTGCCATGTCCGGTGATGGTCGGGACGACGTGCAGATTCCCGTCGTATTCCTGTTCACCAAGGAAGCGGAACAACTGATCGCGGCGGTTAAGAAACAGCCTAGTCTGGAGGTGCGTAAACCATCGGACGATGAAAATCCTTCAAGCGCTAGTGAGCATATGAATGACctcatttttccctttcccacaGCTCACGCTAATGTCCGTCACCGGGTTGAAGGAAAAGCTTGCCAAACAGCGGGCAGACACACTGAAGACtgacaaaaaaagtgcatcaAAAGCGACGCCATAGTAGTAAACCGATTGCAGTTAGTGCATTAGGAACAGAAAGCCCGCACGTGCGGGGGACGGGAGCGCAAGGTAACGAA
Coding sequences within:
- the LOC131266714 gene encoding ER degradation-enhancing alpha-mannosidase-like protein 3; translated protein: MRTVKDGATASKQPTRWTPPKPLTLVTVVTGVLVLVLSAALADDQIPSVPTHNMSNKERNELKEESREMFYHAYRAYMDNAYPADELMPLSCTGRYRGVTPSRGDLDDTLGNFSMTLVDTLDTLVVLGDLEEFENAVKLVIKDVKFDNDIIVSVFETNIRMIGGLLSGHILAEYVQKQADVMTWYRGELLEMAKDLGYRLLPAFNTSTGIPHARVNLKHGMKVEALRHSRETCTACAGTILLEFAALSRLSGEPIFEVKAHAAMDSLWKMRHRSSELMGTVLNVHSGDWIRRESGVGAGIDSYYEYCLKSYILLGDERYLARFNRHYHAIMKYISQGPMLLDVQMHRPHTKTRNFMDALLAFWPGLQVLSGDLKPAVQTHEMLYQVMQMHTFIPEAFTFDFQVHWGQHHLRPEFIESTYFLYRATGDHYYLHAGKKALKALQKHAKVPCGYAAVNDVRTGKHEDRMDSYVLSETFKYLFLLFSDPADLILNIEDFIFTTEAHLLPLTLGQLGNHTLTVRDQDDQVHMLDYMRSCPSPNKLFPETVRRPLRDLVTGVCPRISSAKRLRAADFQASNTDHLRTVYDMGITMVSLGEGKVQLLHSFHNAKSPEDAERGLIFMQEMVELSKSNSIPNTQLQAVAFKREGDQELHILEAGPSHFGMELVNDMSIEQRAVFAKPPKMCSALKNADEIRGKIVIMERGDCTFVDKARRAQSAGAVAAIVFDNTPNTSINNQQMFAMSGDGRDDVQIPVVFLFTKEAEQLIAAVKKQPSLELTLMSVTGLKEKLAKQRADTLKTDKKSASKATP